Genomic DNA from Carnobacterium gallinarum DSM 4847:
AGGCGGCGATGCAACTAAATTAGAAGCCTATTTAGCTGCTGGAAACTTTTTAAGCGGAGAAACCATTTTAATCGCTGTTCAAAATGCGATTGCTACCAATGAAGTAAATGCGGCAATGGGTTTGATTTGTGCTACGCCAACGGCAGGTAGTGCAGGCGTTGTTCCTGGCGTTTTATTTGCTGCAAAAGATCGATTAACTATGGATCGTGATGCCATGGTACGCTTTTTATTTGTTGCAGGAGCATTTGGATTAGTCATTGCTAATAATGCTTCAATTAGTGGAGCAGAAGGTGGTTGTCAAGCAGAAATCGGCAGTGCTAGTGCGATTGCTAGTGCCGCGTTAGTCGATGCAGCAGGGGGAACACCTGAAATGTGTAGCGCGGCAATTGCGATGGTTTTGAAAAATATGATGGGGTTAATCTGTGATCCAGTAGCGGGTTTAGTGGAAGTACCTTGTGTCAAACGTAATGCTCTAGGTGCCTCACAAGCAATGATATCAGCAGATATGGCTTTAGCGGGGATTACTAGTGTCATTCCAACAGATGAAGTGGTTGAAGCGATGTACAAAGTCGGAAGACAAATGCCGGCAATCTTTAAAGAAACAGCAGAAGGAGGGTTGGCAGATACGCCAACAGGACGTGAAATCAAAATGCGTATCTTTGGTCAGTCTGTATAATTAAATGGAGAAATCAATTTATGATCCTGTTGAGCTTTTGCCGCAGGTTGGACCAAAACGCTTAGAGGCGCTTCATCAATTGGGTATTTATACGATCCTAGATGTTTTGTCTCATTATCCTTTTCGTTATGAAGATATTCAGGTCAAGGATTTAGCTGAAATTGAAGATCAAGAAAAA
This window encodes:
- the sdaAA gene encoding L-serine ammonia-lyase, iron-sulfur-dependent, subunit alpha; protein product: MFQSIKELVEEANKVGSIAEVMIQLESVTTRMPREEVISKMEQQLAVMESAAKKGNAGVKSATGLTGGDATKLEAYLAAGNFLSGETILIAVQNAIATNEVNAAMGLICATPTAGSAGVVPGVLFAAKDRLTMDRDAMVRFLFVAGAFGLVIANNASISGAEGGCQAEIGSASAIASAALVDAAGGTPEMCSAAIAMVLKNMMGLICDPVAGLVEVPCVKRNALGASQAMISADMALAGITSVIPTDEVVEAMYKVGRQMPAIFKETAEGGLADTPTGREIKMRIFGQSV